In Candidatus Methanosuratincola sp., one genomic interval encodes:
- the pgsA gene encoding archaetidylinositol phosphate synthase has translation MVLNRLRGAVSRLTRPIASAVARSGIPPNVITFVGFLVSLVAAYAFYRSAPVLGGLVLLLSGLFDIIDGAVARASGRVTKWGGILDSVLDRYSDLAVVGAIAISGLCNPVVGIAAMIGSVMVSYVRARGEVEKVGMSAVGLMERAERIVLVSATAILGILDIGMMLLALLTNITVLQRLYHVWRSLS, from the coding sequence TTGGTTCTGAACAGGCTGAGGGGCGCGGTCTCCAGGTTGACCCGGCCGATCGCGTCCGCCGTCGCCAGGTCCGGCATCCCGCCGAACGTTATAACCTTCGTCGGATTCCTCGTCTCCCTCGTCGCAGCCTACGCCTTCTACCGGTCGGCGCCCGTCCTCGGGGGGCTGGTGCTCCTCCTCTCCGGGCTCTTCGACATCATAGACGGCGCCGTCGCCCGCGCCTCCGGGAGGGTCACGAAGTGGGGCGGCATACTCGACTCCGTCCTCGACCGGTACTCAGACCTCGCGGTGGTCGGCGCCATCGCGATCTCCGGCCTCTGCAACCCGGTGGTGGGGATCGCCGCGATGATAGGGTCCGTGATGGTCAGCTACGTGAGGGCAAGGGGCGAGGTCGAGAAGGTCGGGATGTCTGCCGTTGGTCTTATGGAGCGCGCAGAGAGGATCGTCCTGGTCTCCGCCACCGCGATCCTCGGGATCCTCGATATCGGGATGATGCTCCTCGCTCTCCTCACTAACATTACCGTACTGCAGCGGCTCTACCACGTCTGGAGGTCGCTCTCCTAG
- a CDS encoding PadR family transcriptional regulator: MRLLIDRPMYAYEIRKRISEEFGFEPATITVYVVLYGMEREGLLASSRESSGGKRVARRYYRPTEKGMETFRRGLELLRETARRLSPPGDAAGGG, from the coding sequence ATGCGCCTCCTGATCGACCGACCCATGTACGCGTACGAGATAAGGAAGAGGATATCGGAGGAGTTCGGGTTCGAGCCCGCGACGATCACGGTCTACGTCGTCCTCTACGGGATGGAGCGGGAGGGGCTCCTCGCGAGCTCAAGGGAGAGCTCCGGGGGGAAGAGGGTCGCCCGGAGGTACTACCGACCCACGGAGAAGGGGATGGAGACCTTCCGCAGGGGGCTGGAGCTCCTGAGGGAGACTGCGAGGCGGCTCTCCCCGCCAGGTGACGCGGCTGGCGGCGGATGA
- the trmY gene encoding tRNA (pseudouridine(54)-N(1))-methyltransferase TrmY has protein sequence MISKRAFILKASEGRTAPDFSIKSLAGSGGRMDLVCRCIIAALLSPGGVDRGCRITVVLEGPPNPPLSVEFDGVAMDRAPEGEEEAAGMLVSAMRGAPPSGVSVSREGFDSVVRRHLREGFAIYYLHEQGKDFSGLKFGERAAFALGDQKGIDPQWERFLDSVGAERVSLGPHPYLASHCIAIVKGMIP, from the coding sequence TTGATTTCTAAGAGGGCTTTCATACTGAAGGCTTCGGAGGGGCGCACAGCCCCTGACTTTTCCATCAAGTCGCTCGCCGGGAGCGGCGGGAGGATGGACCTGGTCTGCAGGTGCATAATAGCCGCGCTGCTCTCCCCCGGCGGGGTCGACAGGGGGTGCAGGATCACTGTGGTCCTAGAGGGGCCTCCGAACCCGCCGCTGAGCGTCGAGTTCGACGGGGTGGCTATGGACAGAGCGCCTGAGGGCGAGGAGGAGGCGGCCGGGATGCTCGTCTCCGCGATGAGGGGAGCACCGCCCAGCGGGGTCTCCGTCTCGAGGGAGGGGTTCGATTCGGTGGTGAGGAGGCACCTCAGGGAGGGGTTTGCGATCTACTACCTCCACGAGCAGGGGAAGGACTTTTCCGGGTTAAAGTTTGGCGAGAGGGCGGCCTTCGCGCTTGGCGACCAGAAGGGGATAGACCCGCAGTGGGAGCGGTTCCTCGACTCGGTCGGCGCCGAGAGGGTGAGCCTCGGGCCGCACCCGTACCTCGCGAGCCACTGCATAGCGATCGTGAAGGGGATGATCCCGTGA
- a CDS encoding 30S ribosomal protein S26e, with amino-acid sequence MPKKRKSRGRSKGDKGKSSRVQCDLCGAWIPRDKVIKVTKPVSLLEPQLAKDLMKQGAQIYRRVVTKNYCVKCAISKRVVKVRAKDERRHAESLS; translated from the coding sequence TTGCCGAAGAAGCGAAAGAGCCGAGGGCGTAGTAAGGGCGACAAGGGCAAGTCGTCGAGGGTACAGTGTGACCTCTGCGGGGCGTGGATCCCGAGGGACAAGGTGATCAAGGTTACAAAGCCCGTCTCGCTGCTTGAGCCGCAGCTAGCGAAGGACTTGATGAAGCAGGGTGCGCAGATCTACAGGAGGGTAGTCACGAAGAACTACTGCGTCAAGTGCGCCATCAGCAAGCGCGTGGTGAAGGTCCGCGCGAAGGACGAGAGGAGGCATGCGGAGTCCCTGAGCTGA
- the gatD gene encoding Glu-tRNA(Gln) amidotransferase subunit GatD — protein MGSIQGSGTDSGSISGSDSVSGSGPGRGEPPSPPPAQPPRSSGSGSGSDSDSGYRGRVLELIRSKGLKVGDRVLIRQGGIELLGILMPRSELEDDEHIVLKLSDGYNVGVSIGTIEVQRAPDQEAPPPQPEARLPPPNPALPQVAIISTGGTIASRVDYRTGAVSPALSAADLYQAVPELGELANIRTEILFSILSENMSPKHWTSIAQSVYKQIRDGAQGVVVTHGTDTMGYTAAALSFALRNLPVPVILVGSQRSSDRPSSDAALNLKGAVSVAAYAPFAEVGVLMHATPSDDLLVVHRGTRARKLHTSRRDAFRSVNSKPLAVVREGRVEPVEGAGFRPRGAPGDLELKPHFEEDVVLIKSFPGLPPDIFDPIIHRGFRGIVLEGTGLGHVPDKVFHQIRRAVDSGLTVVMASQCVNGRVNMNVYSTGRELLGMGVIPAGDMLPETALVKLMWVLGQTEDRERIRELFTANLAGELSERSEYDGGAPDGE, from the coding sequence ATGGGTTCAATTCAAGGTTCCGGCACAGATTCAGGTTCAATTTCAGGTTCAGATTCAGTTTCAGGTTCAGGTCCAGGGAGGGGGGAGCCCCCATCACCGCCTCCCGCCCAACCGCCGCGCAGTTCCGGTTCGGGCTCCGGCTCAGACTCTGACTCCGGGTACAGGGGGAGGGTCCTCGAGCTGATCAGGTCGAAGGGGCTCAAGGTCGGGGACAGGGTCCTGATAAGACAGGGCGGGATCGAGCTGCTCGGCATACTCATGCCGAGGTCTGAGCTCGAGGACGACGAGCACATAGTCCTCAAGCTCTCCGACGGCTACAACGTCGGGGTCTCCATAGGGACGATCGAGGTCCAGCGGGCGCCAGACCAGGAGGCACCGCCCCCGCAGCCCGAGGCGCGGCTCCCCCCGCCGAACCCCGCCCTCCCCCAGGTGGCAATAATAAGCACGGGCGGGACGATCGCGAGCAGGGTCGACTACAGGACCGGCGCGGTGAGCCCTGCCCTCTCAGCCGCAGACCTATACCAGGCGGTGCCGGAGCTCGGCGAGCTAGCGAACATAAGGACTGAGATACTCTTCAGCATACTGAGCGAGAACATGTCCCCGAAGCACTGGACCTCTATAGCCCAATCCGTTTATAAGCAGATAAGGGACGGGGCCCAGGGCGTCGTCGTCACGCACGGCACGGACACGATGGGCTACACCGCCGCAGCCCTCAGCTTCGCGCTGAGGAACCTCCCAGTCCCGGTCATCCTCGTGGGGTCCCAGCGGTCCTCTGACCGTCCCTCTTCGGACGCCGCGCTTAACCTCAAGGGGGCGGTCAGCGTTGCTGCCTACGCGCCGTTCGCCGAGGTCGGAGTGCTGATGCACGCGACACCCTCGGACGACCTCCTCGTCGTGCACAGGGGGACGCGCGCGAGGAAGCTACACACGAGCAGGCGCGACGCGTTCAGGTCCGTCAACTCGAAGCCCCTCGCCGTGGTTAGGGAGGGCAGGGTCGAGCCCGTGGAGGGGGCGGGCTTCCGGCCGCGCGGGGCGCCGGGGGACCTCGAGCTGAAGCCCCACTTCGAGGAGGACGTCGTGCTCATCAAGTCCTTCCCCGGACTGCCCCCGGACATATTCGACCCGATCATACACCGGGGCTTCAGGGGCATCGTGCTCGAGGGTACGGGGCTCGGGCACGTCCCGGACAAGGTCTTCCACCAGATAAGGAGGGCGGTGGACAGCGGGCTGACGGTCGTGATGGCTTCCCAGTGCGTAAACGGGAGGGTCAACATGAACGTCTACAGCACCGGGAGGGAGCTCCTCGGCATGGGCGTGATCCCTGCTGGGGACATGCTCCCCGAGACCGCGCTCGTCAAGCTCATGTGGGTCCTGGGGCAGACCGAGGACCGCGAGAGGATTAGGGAGCTCTTCACCGCCAACCTCGCCGGGGAGCTCTCGGA